A stretch of the Aegilops tauschii subsp. strangulata cultivar AL8/78 chromosome 4, Aet v6.0, whole genome shotgun sequence genome encodes the following:
- the LOC109773620 gene encoding uncharacterized protein: MDVLAPLSRAHVGSPAAAAASARPYVLHRFNWRTIRRRGAGLRCRRRLLSARGERPAPDDDEDDEELAGFDAAVALFNGGEYHACHDVVEELWYSAEDPARTLLHGVLQCAVGFHHLFNQNHRGAMMELGEGLCKLRRLRLEDDDDDQGPFSRFRDEVAAVLSFLYRTQKELAACNDELCLAMDGSATSYQLLGDFAAGQRLYRQGVDADGVPSILFSGRASGDYLAPPCTVKLPSLHATEQHLTALQRAHEYS; this comes from the exons ATGGACGTCCTGGCGCCGCTGTCCCGCGCGCATGTCGGCTCGCCGGCCGCGGCGGCCGCCTCCGCTCGCCCATACGTTCTCCATCGTTTCAACTGGCGGACCATCCGCCGCCGAGGCGCCGGCCTGCGCTGCCGCCGGCGCCTGCTCAGCGCGCGGGGAGAGCGCCCGGCTCCCGATGAcgatgaggacgacgaggagCTGGCTGGGTTCGACGCAGCGGTGGCGCTATTCAACGGCGGGGAGTACCACGCGTGCCACGACGTGGTAGAGGAACTCTGGTACAGCGCCGAGGACCCCGCCCGGACGCTCCTCCACGGCGTCCTCCAGTGCGCCGTAGGCTTCCACCACCTCTTCAACCAGAACCACCGCGGCGCCATGATGGAGCTCGGGGAAGGCCTCTGCAAGCTCCGCCGCCTGCGCctcgaggacgacgacgacgaccaAGGGCCCTTCTCTCGATTCCGGGATGAGGTCGCCGCCGTGCTCAGCTTCCTCTACCGCACCCAGAAGGAGCTTGCGGCAT GTAACGACGAGCTGTGCTTGGCCATGGATGGCTCCGCGACCTCGTACCAGCTGCTCGGCGACTTCGCTGCCGGGCAGCGGCTGTACCGGCAGGGAGTCGACGCGGACGGCGTCCCGAGCATCCTCTTCTCCGGCCGCGCATCCGGCGACTACCTCGCTCCTCCATGCACGGTGAAGCTTCCGTCGCTACACGCCACGGAGCAGCATCTCACGGCGCTCCAGCGCGCGCACGAGTACTCGTAG